A genomic region of Acidimicrobiia bacterium contains the following coding sequences:
- a CDS encoding dihydrodipicolinate synthase family protein: MASQASTFVISLTPFTATGELDEDGLRAHLERLASSGIGVYLGGSGSGEGYTLSRDEMRRVLEIGVEELRGRVPVRAMGVEPRSAQELIALGRLAADVGVEAVQLYSLDMGHGNRPRPVELERYLCDVLDAVDVPMILSSHQAAGYAIPPELIDELLSRYGSIAGVNCTNPDLTYLVRVLDAVDGRVDVHVGGPMHALSCHALGGQGYLSSEGNLAPALCVAVVDAYARGDMRACHDAYERVMRLFATTQRLGGISATKAALRALGLPGGWPRPPRLPVDEDEVGDLVTLLLPSVL, from the coding sequence ATGGCGTCACAGGCGAGCACCTTCGTGATCAGCCTCACACCGTTCACCGCGACCGGCGAGCTCGACGAGGACGGGCTGCGCGCGCACCTCGAACGGCTCGCGTCCAGCGGCATCGGCGTGTACCTCGGCGGGAGCGGCAGCGGCGAGGGCTACACGCTGTCGCGCGACGAGATGCGGCGCGTGCTCGAGATCGGTGTCGAGGAGCTGCGCGGGCGCGTGCCGGTGCGCGCGATGGGAGTGGAGCCGCGCTCGGCGCAGGAGCTGATCGCGCTCGGGCGGCTCGCGGCAGACGTCGGCGTCGAGGCGGTACAGCTCTACTCGCTCGACATGGGGCACGGGAACCGGCCGCGGCCGGTCGAGCTCGAGCGGTACCTGTGTGACGTGCTCGACGCGGTCGACGTGCCGATGATCCTGTCGTCGCATCAGGCGGCGGGCTACGCGATCCCGCCGGAGCTGATCGACGAGCTGCTCTCTCGCTACGGCTCGATCGCCGGCGTGAACTGCACGAACCCCGACCTGACGTACCTCGTGCGCGTGCTCGACGCGGTGGACGGCCGCGTGGACGTGCACGTGGGCGGACCGATGCACGCGCTCAGCTGCCACGCGCTGGGCGGCCAGGGCTATCTCAGCTCGGAAGGGAACCTCGCGCCCGCGTTGTGCGTGGCCGTCGTCGACGCGTACGCGCGCGGCGACATGCGCGCGTGTCACGACGCGTACGAGCGGGTGATGCGGCTGTTCGCCACGACGCAGCGACTCGGCGGGATCTCGGCGACGAAGGCGGCGTTGCGCGCGCTCGGGTTGCCGGGTGGGTGGCCGCGCCCGCCCCGTCTCCCCGTCGACGAAGACGAGGTCGGCGACCTCGTGACGCTGCTGCTGCCGTCCGTTTTGTGA